In the Leptospira sp. WS4.C2 genome, one interval contains:
- a CDS encoding sulfotransferase: MIFVSGMFRSGTTFVARLLNQSDEISFASDPFFAVFKEFRNTLSKENVHKVDPHAPLEDYYFDENKLDFFKTIQNTNFKDVKIPDLEYLKKFTAESSFPYSELLSKEIHKITADNYGDFLIQGEKLLRQTYGNKRLTGFKEVWGNEFTPHICNLFTENAKVIHIVRDPRAILVSNFYSEGRYPILFLARQWRKLAALADFYTEKFENNLIVKYEELILNPKQTVEGICNFVGIRFDDKILNTEEITDGGNNKWKQNSTFDEKNSGGFNKNSVTRWKEKIEESDRLALEFLCFHEMKLLGYGDFLDEKFESISHSNLEDKKDKLAKWILPYADLDYKSEFLRERKRAELLFKEPSAREKELNYLIPSIFDKIKSAVR; encoded by the coding sequence ATGATTTTTGTTTCAGGTATGTTTCGCTCTGGTACGACATTTGTAGCCAGGTTACTAAATCAATCTGATGAGATTTCCTTTGCATCGGATCCATTTTTTGCTGTTTTTAAAGAATTTAGAAATACACTTTCAAAAGAGAATGTTCATAAGGTTGATCCACATGCTCCGTTGGAAGATTATTATTTTGATGAAAACAAATTAGATTTTTTCAAAACAATTCAGAATACCAATTTCAAAGATGTCAAAATTCCAGATTTAGAGTATTTAAAGAAATTCACAGCTGAATCATCATTTCCTTATTCAGAGCTGTTATCGAAAGAGATCCATAAAATTACGGCCGATAATTACGGGGACTTCTTAATCCAGGGTGAAAAATTACTTAGACAAACATACGGTAATAAACGGCTAACAGGGTTTAAAGAAGTTTGGGGAAATGAATTCACTCCTCACATTTGTAATTTATTTACCGAAAACGCAAAAGTGATTCATATTGTTCGCGATCCGAGAGCTATTTTGGTATCAAATTTTTATTCAGAGGGAAGATATCCAATTTTATTTTTGGCGCGGCAATGGCGTAAGTTGGCCGCGCTTGCTGATTTTTATACAGAAAAGTTTGAAAATAATCTAATCGTAAAGTATGAAGAGCTGATTTTAAACCCAAAACAAACAGTAGAAGGGATTTGCAATTTTGTTGGTATTCGTTTTGACGATAAAATATTGAATACGGAAGAAATCACAGATGGCGGGAATAATAAGTGGAAACAAAATTCTACATTTGATGAAAAGAATTCAGGCGGATTCAATAAAAATTCTGTAACTCGTTGGAAAGAGAAAATTGAAGAGAGTGATCGTTTGGCATTGGAATTTCTTTGTTTTCATGAAATGAAATTATTGGGTTATGGTGACTTCTTAGATGAAAAATTTGAATCAATTTCCCATTCTAATTTAGAAGACAAAAAAGATAAGTTAGCAAAATGGATTTTGCCATACGCAGATTTGGATTATAAAAGTGAATTTCTAAGAGAAAGAAAGAGAGCCGAATTGCTTTTTAAAGAGCCTTCGGCCAGAGAGAAGGAACTTAATTATTTGATCCCATCCATTTTTGATAAGATAAAATCTGCAGTTAGATAA
- a CDS encoding N-acetyl sugar amidotransferase produces MKYCVTCLQPNTRVNEIFSHDGKCSACVNFELTKNVNYLERYDLLKEIISQYPRKKGSFFDCIIGVSGGKDSTRQAIWVRDKLKLNPLLVCLSYPPEQVSELGVKNISNLIQLGFDVLFSGPAPGTWKRLMKHAFLKFSNWAKSTEMALYSSVPKTAIAYKIPLIFIGENQSLRDRKTIDPERPWEYNNLISMNTLGGGDLSWMKEAGVSESDLIAYGFPDKSEVKSAGLNVIDLGWFIDDWDNLGNAKFSTAYGIHIREDRIENTGDPLGVSALDEDWVTLNQMIKYLKFGFGKVTDYMNEDIRAGRITRNDAIEIVEKYDGACSPNYIESFCKYIDITVSEFWDIVSKSINKELFEIDSKRVITKKFKVGIGF; encoded by the coding sequence ATGAAATATTGCGTTACTTGTTTACAACCGAACACAAGGGTGAATGAAATCTTTTCGCATGATGGTAAATGTTCCGCCTGCGTAAATTTCGAATTAACAAAAAATGTAAACTATTTAGAGAGATACGATTTACTTAAAGAGATTATATCTCAATATCCAAGAAAAAAGGGTTCTTTTTTTGACTGTATCATCGGAGTTAGCGGTGGTAAAGATAGTACACGACAAGCAATTTGGGTGAGAGATAAACTCAAATTAAATCCACTCCTAGTTTGTTTAAGTTATCCACCGGAGCAGGTCAGTGAGTTAGGTGTTAAAAATATTTCTAATCTTATCCAATTAGGTTTTGATGTTTTGTTTTCTGGCCCAGCACCTGGTACTTGGAAACGACTAATGAAACACGCCTTTTTAAAATTTAGCAATTGGGCTAAATCTACGGAAATGGCTTTATATAGTTCTGTCCCGAAGACAGCCATTGCATATAAAATTCCCTTAATATTCATTGGCGAAAATCAGAGTTTACGAGATCGAAAAACTATCGATCCAGAAAGACCTTGGGAATATAATAACCTCATTTCAATGAATACACTTGGTGGCGGTGATCTGAGTTGGATGAAAGAGGCAGGGGTTTCAGAATCTGATTTGATTGCTTATGGTTTCCCTGATAAATCTGAAGTAAAATCAGCAGGATTAAACGTGATTGATTTAGGTTGGTTTATTGACGATTGGGACAACCTTGGAAATGCAAAATTTTCCACAGCTTATGGAATTCATATTAGAGAGGATCGAATTGAGAATACTGGTGATCCATTGGGTGTTAGTGCCTTAGATGAAGACTGGGTTACTTTGAACCAGATGATCAAATATCTTAAATTCGGATTTGGTAAAGTTACAGATTACATGAATGAAGATATCCGTGCGGGTAGAATCACAAGAAACGATGCAATCGAAATTGTTGAAAAATATGACGGTGCTTGTTCTCCAAATTATATTGAAAGTTTTTGTAAATATATTGATATAACTGTTTCTGAATTCTGGGATATTGTTTCAAAATCTATCAATAAAGAATTATTTGAAATTGATTCTAAAAGAGTGATTACTAAAAAGTTTAAGGTTGGAATAGGGTTCTGA
- a CDS encoding GNAT family N-acetyltransferase, translated as MIYSFLENYYLRPLQKSDLDGPYSSWFSDQLITQYSSHGKFFKNENYFNSFYENLNREDQVVLGIFHQTDGHIGNLSLQDISWINRTAEFAIIIGNQNHHRKGVSLHAARYMLDHGFLKLNLNKIYCGTSDNNLGMQKLALTLGMKEEGRRIDHLFLEGKYCDILLYYILAKDWQKK; from the coding sequence ATGATTTATTCTTTTTTAGAGAACTATTATTTACGCCCGCTCCAGAAATCGGATTTGGATGGACCTTATTCAAGTTGGTTTTCGGACCAATTGATTACTCAATACAGCTCCCATGGAAAGTTCTTTAAAAATGAAAATTATTTTAATTCATTTTATGAAAATCTAAACAGAGAAGATCAGGTTGTATTAGGGATATTTCATCAAACTGACGGACATATCGGAAACTTAAGTTTACAGGATATTTCCTGGATCAACAGAACTGCAGAGTTCGCGATAATCATAGGAAACCAAAACCACCACAGGAAAGGTGTTTCTTTACATGCAGCTCGCTATATGTTAGATCATGGTTTTTTGAAACTAAACTTAAATAAAATTTACTGCGGTACTTCCGATAACAATCTCGGAATGCAGAAATTGGCATTAACTCTAGGTATGAAAGAAGAAGGGCGAAGAATAGATCATTTATTTCTAGAAGGGAAATATTGTGATATTCTGTTATATTATATTTTAGCCAAAGATTGGCAAAAAAAGTAA
- a CDS encoding N-acetyl sugar amidotransferase, with translation MKYQLSELKICRRCLYTNFHPLGLVIDDEGICSGCRIHEEKDEIDWNSKKNKLIEMIKPYRSKSGRNYDCIVPVTGGQDSYYIVHIVKNILKLNPLLVSYNKYYNTEVGIKNLSNLRIQFNVDLIIQNVKPDSVKKITRQTLAEYGSIYWHCLAGQSVFPVQTSVKYKIPLIIWGAHQGMEQVGMFSHHHEVEMSRRYRKDHDLFGVEAEDLLGISGSLSEEDVWQYFYPSVFDLHVTGTRGIYLANFFRWDPIAQHEEMIKTYGYKTSKLNRTPDQYDYIDCFNYSNLHDWIKLKKTGYSKVTDHVTREIRHKRITRKQGISIIRNYESREPEFRKIFLEWLNLDNRSFEFILGEHQHPIFWKEVEYRKYQFAGPSTLFDIEKEKSEFVWPSIDNHFENNTEDYITIGKGYP, from the coding sequence ATGAAATATCAGCTATCAGAATTGAAAATTTGCAGAAGATGCCTTTATACCAATTTTCATCCATTGGGTCTTGTGATTGATGATGAGGGAATTTGTTCTGGATGTCGCATCCATGAAGAAAAAGACGAAATTGATTGGAATTCTAAGAAGAATAAGCTAATTGAAATGATAAAACCTTACCGGAGTAAATCCGGAAGAAATTATGATTGTATAGTTCCTGTAACTGGTGGTCAAGACTCTTATTATATAGTACATATCGTTAAGAATATTCTGAAATTAAATCCATTACTTGTTTCCTATAATAAATATTACAATACTGAAGTTGGTATTAAGAACTTATCAAATCTAAGAATTCAGTTTAATGTTGATTTGATTATTCAGAATGTGAAACCTGATTCGGTGAAAAAAATTACACGGCAAACTTTGGCTGAGTATGGTTCTATTTATTGGCATTGTCTTGCTGGCCAATCTGTCTTTCCTGTGCAAACATCTGTTAAATATAAGATTCCTCTAATTATTTGGGGAGCCCATCAAGGAATGGAGCAAGTTGGTATGTTTTCCCATCATCATGAAGTAGAAATGTCCAGGCGATATCGTAAAGATCATGATTTGTTCGGAGTAGAAGCTGAGGATTTACTTGGAATTTCCGGTAGTTTATCGGAAGAGGATGTTTGGCAGTATTTTTATCCCAGCGTTTTTGACCTGCATGTAACTGGAACAAGGGGAATCTATTTAGCTAATTTTTTTCGTTGGGATCCGATTGCTCAGCACGAAGAAATGATTAAAACATATGGTTATAAAACTTCGAAATTGAATCGCACACCTGATCAATATGATTATATTGATTGTTTTAATTATTCAAATTTACATGACTGGATTAAACTTAAAAAAACAGGTTATTCAAAAGTAACCGATCATGTAACAAGAGAAATTCGCCACAAACGTATTACGCGGAAACAGGGAATTTCTATAATTAGGAATTATGAATCACGAGAGCCAGAATTTCGTAAAATTTTTTTAGAGTGGTTGAATCTCGACAATCGATCGTTTGAGTTTATTTTGGGCGAACACCAACATCCTATATTCTGGAAAGAAGTCGAATATCGGAAATATCAATTTGCCGGTCCGTCCACATTGTTTGATATCGAAAAGGAAAAGTCTGAATTTGTTTGGCCTTCCATTGACAATCATTTTGAAAATAATACTGAAGATTATATTACCATTGGAAAAGGATATCCATAG
- a CDS encoding HisA/HisF-related TIM barrel protein: MAFKKRLIGSIFVRDGIAVQSFSFQRYLPLGNPVILAENLDRWGVDEIVVLSIDNTKKEISPSLDLLNEISRRVNTPITYGGGIKNLKHALDVIHSGADRIIVDQLYYSDISQIKLISESIGSQAVIISLPCSLNEGQFSHYNYITKTSQRMDPKSFPLIEQYIASEFLIMDHLNDGQMNGFSERLVDYFPLDISLLCFGGITESDQVNRLLSKPNVAGVCIGNSLNYKEHYYHKIKLELSHSLLRNATFESEKN; encoded by the coding sequence ATGGCATTTAAAAAGAGATTAATCGGTTCGATCTTCGTACGGGATGGGATCGCTGTTCAATCATTTTCATTTCAAAGATACCTTCCGTTAGGTAATCCCGTTATATTAGCTGAAAATTTAGATCGATGGGGTGTGGATGAAATTGTTGTTCTCTCGATTGATAATACGAAAAAAGAGATAAGCCCAAGTTTAGATTTATTAAATGAAATATCAAGAAGGGTAAATACACCAATTACGTATGGGGGAGGAATTAAAAATTTAAAACATGCCCTGGATGTGATTCACTCCGGTGCAGATCGCATTATAGTTGATCAACTTTACTACAGCGATATTTCTCAAATTAAACTCATCTCCGAATCCATTGGATCACAGGCAGTAATCATTTCCTTACCTTGCAGTTTAAATGAAGGTCAATTTTCCCATTATAATTATATTACAAAGACTTCGCAAAGAATGGATCCGAAATCATTTCCTTTGATAGAACAATATATTGCCTCGGAATTTCTGATCATGGATCATTTAAACGATGGTCAAATGAATGGATTCTCTGAGAGATTGGTTGATTATTTTCCACTAGATATATCTTTGCTTTGTTTTGGTGGAATTACAGAGAGTGATCAAGTAAACAGATTATTGTCCAAACCAAACGTAGCAGGTGTTTGTATCGGAAATTCTTTGAACTATAAAGAACATTATTATCACAAAATTAAGTTAGAATTATCGCATTCATTATTAAGAAATGCAACTTTTGAATCAGAAAAAAATTAA
- a CDS encoding DUF4910 domain-containing protein: MLTNYHELIKKIANYDRCHAGPEMEAAYDEVVKYYDGARKFQYPSGQKIYHWELPPYWVCKRAELIDPNGKTIASKEKSNLSVFSYSPSFSGKISLDELKPHLFTNPNKPNVIPFHFRNQYRHRSPEWGFCLPFEIYENLISGEYFVNIESELDYNGKVTQVDYLKKGRSKKEVIFVGHFDHPDQINDGLSGCIASFEVIKRLQTLDTKYSYRAFASVEIVGSAAYLYNEKGFSENIKAGTFLALCGINQPLVYQSSFYNQNILDRAYSNVINTRGNKNVVFSHREKIGNDENVFDSVGYEIPMGTFLRWPFENYHTSDDNFENYSKEAMEELIERTLQVVDIIENDCIPIANFKGIPSLASPEIDLYLSPTNISQTRNSSAIEKYGDKLTNEDYEYILGETDLLYHFMRITLRMVDGKNTILDICEATKMPFSFAFWYIKQLEQKGLVSIKEVDHL; encoded by the coding sequence ATGCTTACAAATTATCATGAATTAATTAAAAAAATTGCGAACTATGATAGATGTCATGCTGGTCCAGAAATGGAAGCTGCTTATGATGAAGTCGTTAAATATTATGACGGAGCACGAAAGTTTCAATATCCAAGCGGTCAAAAAATCTATCACTGGGAATTACCTCCCTATTGGGTTTGCAAACGAGCGGAATTAATTGATCCGAATGGAAAAACAATCGCATCAAAAGAGAAATCAAATCTTTCTGTGTTTAGTTACTCTCCTTCCTTTTCTGGTAAAATTAGTTTAGATGAATTAAAACCACATTTATTCACCAATCCAAATAAACCGAATGTTATACCATTCCATTTTCGCAATCAATACAGGCACCGATCTCCTGAATGGGGCTTTTGCCTCCCGTTTGAAATATATGAAAATTTAATATCAGGTGAATATTTCGTTAATATTGAATCGGAGTTAGACTATAACGGTAAGGTTACTCAGGTTGATTATTTAAAGAAGGGCAGAAGTAAAAAGGAAGTTATATTTGTCGGTCATTTTGATCATCCAGACCAGATCAATGATGGTTTATCCGGTTGTATTGCTTCATTCGAAGTGATTAAAAGATTACAAACTCTTGATACTAAATATAGTTATCGGGCATTTGCCAGCGTTGAGATTGTTGGATCGGCAGCATATCTTTATAATGAAAAAGGATTCTCCGAGAATATCAAGGCCGGAACTTTCCTTGCGTTATGTGGTATCAACCAACCATTAGTATACCAATCTAGTTTTTACAATCAGAATATATTGGATAGGGCCTATTCCAATGTGATCAATACTCGTGGAAACAAAAATGTAGTTTTTTCTCATAGAGAAAAAATTGGGAACGACGAAAATGTTTTTGATTCAGTGGGATATGAAATACCCATGGGAACTTTCTTAAGATGGCCTTTTGAAAACTATCATACAAGCGATGATAATTTTGAAAACTATTCAAAAGAAGCTATGGAAGAATTGATTGAAAGGACTCTGCAAGTAGTTGATATAATTGAAAATGATTGCATTCCAATTGCTAATTTCAAAGGGATCCCCTCACTGGCTAGCCCGGAAATAGATTTATATTTATCCCCTACGAATATTTCTCAAACAAGAAACTCATCTGCCATAGAAAAATATGGAGATAAACTTACAAATGAAGATTATGAGTATATTCTTGGTGAAACTGACCTGTTATATCATTTTATGAGAATTACATTGCGAATGGTCGACGGTAAAAATACAATCCTTGATATTTGTGAAGCAACGAAAATGCCTTTCAGTTTTGCATTTTGGTATATCAAACAACTCGAACAGAAAGGATTAGTTTCTATTAAGGAAGTAGATCACTTATGA
- the cysC gene encoding adenylyl-sulfate kinase yields MEKNIVWLTHKVTVEDRAKIKNQKPCMLWLTGLSGSGKSTIANALESYLNQFGYHTALLDGDNLRFGLNKDLGFSVEDRSENIRRIGEVGKLFVDAGIIVIASLISPFQKDRKMVRDLFSENEFIEVYISTPLGVCESRDPKGLYKKARIGEIPNFTGIGSPYEEPTSPEIKIDTNAYEIAHCIELIVKKLAEKEVIKF; encoded by the coding sequence ATGGAAAAAAATATTGTTTGGCTAACACATAAAGTCACTGTCGAAGATCGGGCAAAGATTAAAAACCAAAAGCCATGTATGCTTTGGTTAACAGGATTAAGTGGTTCTGGAAAATCAACTATTGCCAATGCACTTGAAAGTTATCTGAATCAATTTGGATATCATACTGCTTTGTTAGATGGCGATAATCTTCGTTTTGGACTAAATAAAGATCTCGGGTTTTCGGTAGAAGACCGGTCAGAGAATATTCGAAGGATAGGCGAGGTTGGAAAATTGTTTGTTGATGCAGGCATCATTGTAATTGCCTCATTAATATCTCCTTTTCAAAAAGATCGAAAGATGGTTCGAGATTTGTTTAGCGAAAATGAGTTTATTGAAGTCTATATTTCAACTCCGTTGGGAGTCTGTGAGAGCCGCGATCCTAAAGGATTATATAAAAAAGCAAGAATAGGGGAAATTCCAAATTTCACTGGTATTGGTTCTCCTTATGAAGAGCCGACAAGTCCTGAAATAAAAATAGATACAAATGCTTATGAGATCGCACATTGTATTGAATTGATTGTCAAAAAATTGGCCGAGAAAGAAGTGATTAAGTTTTAA
- the hisH gene encoding imidazole glycerol phosphate synthase subunit HisH — protein MKRIRISILDYEVGNHASVKTCLDRMGFIVQVTADRSEIEASDLLIMPGVGTFPVAMDSLEKKGLIPFLNFWVKEGRPLLGICLGMQILANSSTEIHMKKGLGFIDGNVLPISAENDFHIGWNQLSIKETNSFLSAFDGTDFYFNHSFAYEENVDASLATTKYVRTFPSIVKHGQVIGLQFHPEKSQGIGKDFFAKIIREMVNGI, from the coding sequence CTGAAAAGAATACGAATCTCAATACTAGATTATGAGGTTGGGAACCATGCTTCAGTTAAGACCTGTTTAGATCGGATGGGCTTTATTGTGCAAGTAACTGCTGATAGATCTGAAATCGAAGCAAGTGATCTGTTGATTATGCCAGGCGTTGGAACTTTCCCTGTAGCAATGGATTCACTTGAGAAAAAAGGTTTAATTCCTTTTTTGAATTTTTGGGTGAAAGAAGGGCGGCCCTTACTTGGAATTTGTCTAGGGATGCAGATCTTAGCAAATTCATCTACTGAAATTCATATGAAAAAAGGATTAGGTTTCATCGATGGAAATGTTCTGCCAATATCAGCTGAAAATGATTTTCACATAGGTTGGAATCAACTTAGTATAAAGGAAACGAATTCATTTCTTTCCGCTTTCGATGGAACCGATTTTTATTTTAATCATTCGTTTGCTTATGAGGAAAACGTCGATGCGTCCCTTGCAACTACAAAGTATGTAAGAACATTTCCATCAATTGTCAAACATGGACAAGTAATCGGATTACAATTTCATCCAGAGAAAAGCCAGGGAATAGGCAAAGATTTCTTTGCGAAGATTATAAGAGAAATGGTAAATGGCATTTAA
- a CDS encoding N-acetylneuraminate synthase family protein → MIIDKKISKYIVFCEDSIRNSLKKIESNKAKTVFAVTEDNRIIGVLTDGDFRRWILDDTIVNHNLNQSVQLIINKNFKYLHVDESADRIRQTLSQAISIIPLVDDNFKLESVARVGSEEISIGSFVLDEKSPSFIIAEIGNNHNGDFDLAKKLIEKAKYAGADCAKFQMRDLQSLYNNQGDFNDASEDLGSQYTLDLLSKFQLSNDQLFRLFDYCNELDILPLCTPWDENSFYALEKYGVQAYKIASADFTNHEFIRLVASSGKPLICSTGMTNEVEIINAVKILQDVGAQYILLHCNSTYPAPFKDINLAYLNRLKSIGNCIVGYSGHERGYHVPLASIALGAKVIEKHFTLDKSFEGNDHKVSLLPDEFKEMVLGIRQIEDSLGESRNRIITQGELMNRETLGKSLVSNQDIKVGEMISSSMVTTRSPGKGLAPYLKKDLVGKVAKRNFAKGDFFFLSDLNETALEIKEKYNFTRPWGLPVRFHDFRSMIKLSRMDLVEFHLSYKDLELKLFDYIEGSYEVDFVVHSPELFEGDHLLDLCSNDLNYRNQSIENMQRVIDITKALKSFFPNMKSNPLIVTNVGGFSDDYFLPKSEKSHLYENYKESLKKLDTTGVEIIPQTMPPFPWHFGGQRYHNLFLSSEDISNFCISTNSRICLDISHSKLACNHFHWSFTDFLETISPYIAHMHVVDATGVDGEGLQIGEGEIDFLQLARLLKEISPKASFIPEIWQGHKNQGEGFWIALSRLEKFNF, encoded by the coding sequence ATGATTATTGATAAGAAAATTTCAAAGTATATTGTTTTTTGTGAAGATTCAATTCGAAATTCACTTAAGAAAATTGAGTCAAATAAAGCAAAAACTGTCTTTGCTGTAACCGAAGATAATCGTATAATCGGAGTATTGACTGATGGTGATTTTCGAAGATGGATTCTTGATGATACAATTGTTAATCATAACCTGAATCAGTCTGTCCAACTAATTATAAATAAAAATTTCAAATATTTACATGTTGATGAGAGTGCTGACCGGATTCGACAAACATTGAGTCAGGCGATCTCTATTATTCCCCTCGTAGATGATAACTTTAAACTGGAGTCGGTGGCAAGGGTAGGATCTGAAGAAATATCAATTGGTTCGTTTGTTTTGGATGAGAAGTCTCCTTCATTTATAATTGCTGAAATTGGTAATAATCACAATGGAGATTTTGATTTAGCGAAGAAACTAATTGAGAAGGCAAAATACGCCGGAGCAGATTGTGCCAAGTTTCAAATGAGGGACTTACAATCCTTATACAATAACCAAGGTGATTTTAATGATGCATCCGAAGATTTGGGATCACAATATACACTTGATTTATTGAGTAAGTTTCAGCTTTCCAATGATCAATTATTTCGTTTATTTGATTATTGTAACGAATTAGATATTTTGCCGCTATGTACGCCTTGGGACGAAAATAGTTTTTATGCTTTAGAAAAATATGGAGTGCAGGCCTATAAAATAGCTTCTGCAGACTTCACAAATCATGAGTTTATTCGGTTGGTCGCATCTTCTGGCAAACCATTGATTTGTTCGACGGGTATGACTAATGAAGTGGAAATAATCAATGCTGTAAAAATTTTGCAAGATGTTGGAGCACAATATATTTTGCTACATTGTAATTCAACATATCCTGCTCCTTTTAAAGATATTAATTTAGCATATCTAAATAGATTGAAAAGTATTGGTAATTGTATAGTGGGTTATTCAGGGCATGAACGAGGATACCATGTTCCCTTGGCTTCTATTGCTTTAGGCGCAAAGGTAATTGAAAAACATTTTACACTAGACAAATCTTTCGAAGGCAACGATCACAAAGTCAGTTTATTGCCGGACGAATTTAAAGAAATGGTATTAGGTATCAGGCAAATTGAAGATTCGTTAGGAGAAAGTAGAAATCGAATCATTACTCAAGGTGAGCTAATGAATCGGGAAACATTAGGTAAAAGTTTAGTTTCCAATCAAGATATAAAAGTAGGCGAAATGATATCTTCTTCAATGGTAACAACTCGCAGCCCGGGAAAGGGCCTTGCTCCTTATTTGAAAAAGGATTTAGTCGGTAAAGTAGCTAAGAGAAATTTTGCTAAAGGTGATTTTTTCTTTCTATCTGATTTAAATGAAACTGCATTAGAAATTAAAGAGAAATATAATTTTACGCGTCCATGGGGTTTGCCTGTACGTTTTCACGATTTTCGTTCAATGATTAAATTATCAAGAATGGATTTAGTAGAATTCCATTTAAGTTATAAGGATTTGGAGTTAAAACTCTTCGATTATATCGAAGGAAGCTATGAAGTCGATTTTGTCGTCCATAGTCCGGAACTTTTTGAGGGAGATCATCTATTAGATTTATGTTCGAATGATTTAAACTATCGTAATCAATCCATTGAAAACATGCAGAGAGTGATTGATATCACGAAAGCACTGAAAAGTTTTTTTCCGAATATGAAATCGAATCCATTAATTGTTACTAATGTCGGTGGGTTCTCTGACGATTATTTTTTACCAAAATCGGAAAAATCACATCTCTATGAAAACTATAAGGAATCTTTAAAAAAATTAGACACAACTGGAGTGGAAATCATTCCACAAACTATGCCACCTTTCCCTTGGCATTTCGGAGGCCAAAGATACCATAATCTGTTTCTATCCTCCGAAGATATTTCTAATTTTTGTATATCTACGAACTCAAGAATCTGTTTGGATATATCTCATTCTAAACTCGCTTGTAATCATTTTCATTGGTCCTTTACGGATTTTTTAGAAACAATTTCTCCTTATATTGCGCATATGCATGTTGTTGATGCAACCGGTGTAGACGGAGAAGGTTTGCAAATTGGGGAAGGCGAAATTGATTTCCTACAATTGGCAAGGTTGTTAAAAGAAATTTCTCCAAAGGCTTCATTTATACCCGAAATATGGCAAGGACATAAAAACCAAGGAGAAGGGTTTTGGATTGCGCTGAGTCGGTTAGAAAAATTTAATTTTTAA